One stretch of Roseimicrobium sp. ORNL1 DNA includes these proteins:
- a CDS encoding TIGR02594 family protein — protein sequence MKTSERLYHHARKDLGMAEVEGKGSHPRIRLAIETAARWLDGDDSKTAWCGCLMGLWCLELGLGVPTAYYRAVSWLDWGHEVDKAEAELGDVVVLKRPGGNHVALLDHVAGGRWHLLGGNQSNTTSIAPYAEDLVLGVRRAA from the coding sequence ATGAAAACCTCAGAGCGTTTATATCATCATGCGCGAAAGGACCTCGGGATGGCGGAGGTGGAGGGAAAGGGCTCGCATCCGCGCATCAGGCTGGCGATTGAGACGGCGGCGAGGTGGCTGGACGGCGATGACTCGAAGACGGCGTGGTGCGGCTGCCTGATGGGGCTGTGGTGCCTGGAGCTGGGGCTCGGCGTGCCGACGGCGTATTATCGCGCGGTGTCATGGCTGGACTGGGGCCATGAAGTGGACAAGGCGGAGGCGGAGCTGGGCGATGTGGTGGTGCTCAAACGCCCCGGTGGGAATCACGTGGCCCTGCTGGACCACGTGGCTGGCGGTCGCTGGCACCTGCTGGGAGGCAACCAGTCAAACACGACTTCGATTGCGCCTTATGCGGAGGATTTGGTCTTGGGCGTGCGGCGCGCGGCGTAG
- a CDS encoding DUF1353 domain-containing protein, with amino-acid sequence MEQPDIRPVLTRGGWSYRLNSPYFYEWEKHGVRRRLRIAAGFEYDGASAPRLLWTLTGIERDGLQRAGALVHDVMYRHEGRLPAGMQEVWSEGHQEWEPMPEVLWTRAEADALFCRMLREAGVSMLKRRMMYRGVRMFGWRFWKGEGTVTRS; translated from the coding sequence ATGGAACAGCCAGATATACGTCCGGTGCTGACTCGTGGTGGCTGGAGCTACCGGTTAAACTCGCCCTACTTCTATGAGTGGGAGAAGCATGGGGTGCGGCGGCGGTTGAGAATCGCGGCGGGATTTGAATACGATGGCGCGAGTGCACCGCGGCTGCTCTGGACGCTTACCGGAATCGAGCGCGATGGTTTGCAACGGGCGGGGGCGCTGGTGCATGATGTGATGTATCGCCATGAAGGGCGGCTGCCGGCGGGTATGCAGGAGGTGTGGAGCGAGGGGCACCAGGAGTGGGAACCCATGCCTGAGGTGCTATGGACACGCGCGGAGGCGGATGCGCTTTTCTGCCGGATGCTGCGCGAGGCGGGTGTCAGCATGCTGAAACGGCGGATGATGTATCGCGGTGTGCGGATGTTTGGGTGGAGGTTCTGGAAGGGTGAAGGGACGGTGACGAGATCATGA